The sequence below is a genomic window from Kwoniella dendrophila CBS 6074 chromosome 10, complete sequence.
GATCTAATTGAGATTTCCATCTTCATACTCTCCAAAACAACTAAAACCTGATTTTCAACCACCTTGTCACCTGGTTTAACTCTGACTTCAATAACTGTGGCTGGCATAGGTGATACCAATCTATCTGAGTTTGCcgtagttgatgatgaagacgaagatgatggatcttCTATTAGCGTAGGATGATGTGTTAATATGTAATgtgatgaatttgtaaaCACATGTAACTTCTCATCTTTACTGTTGTGTGAACTTGCAGTCACTGGTATGATCGTTGATCTCAAATGATTGGAATTGATTTCACTGATTATCTCGGTTCCATTCTCGTCTTCAAATTTGCTTGATGCGATATTGATTGGTTCTTTCGAGTCTATAACAACTGAATACCCTTCACCTAACTCattctttttgatttcgaTATTCTGAGCATCGATCTGGTATGATTTGACACTGTCATCACCAAATCTGCGGCTGACTAACTTGGACCAGGgaccattacctaaagagCGGTGGGCCTTCTCTCTTCTTAGCGTTAGATAGACCGCTGCTTGAGCTAGAACCTCATCTGGTATCTGACGGGCCGGGAATAACTCATTTTGGTAGGTCTGGCATCACCGAAATATTAGCTTGAACAACAGAACGTGGGATATGACTTACTGGTATAAAGCTGGTCTCTACAGGACCAGCAGCGAAGACTTCATGTCCAGCAACGGATTTCAAGAATTCTATATTGGTAGATGGTCCGACTACTTGATATTCACCTAAAGCGGACCGTAAAAGACCTAAAGCGGATGACCGGTCAGGACCGTGTACAATGAGTTTGGCGATCTATGGATTATGTCAGCTGATGGAACTATCTATCAAAAAGCTGGTGGGAGAGCAGATAGGGTGTTGGTGGACGAACGCACCATTGGATCGTAGTAGGAACTAATCTCATCGCCTTCCCAGAAACCAGTCTCCAGACGATGTGGCACATTGACTGGCGCCTTGGTATGAAGTAGTTTTCCAGCATCAGGTAAGAAATTGCTATGGAGGTATCAAGTTAGCTCATTGCAGTGCAACCTCTGTTAAATGACTGAGCTCACGACTCTGGTCTCTCAGCGTAGATACGGGCTTCAAACGCATGGCCTATACAAGGAATCTCATCCTGTGTTAAGGGAAGTGGATTTCCAGCTGCGATCTAGGCCGTCtataatttagcttttttcaCTATACATATCGAGCTTGAGGACGGTTATATTCACCGATAATTGCCATTCTACCAGGTCGACTCCTGTTACCATTTCCGTCACTGGATGTCTGCGATGTGTTTGAGATATTTCAGCTTTTCCATTCAGGAAACGGTGATTTATAAGAAGCAGGCACACGTACTCTACCTGTAGACGGGTATTCCTATGGGCATGAAGATCTATCAGCTGAACTCTCGAGCCGACGGtgatttttcagctaatttcaCTTACATTTCCATGAAAAAGTATTCGCCCGTCTCAGCATCCATGATAAACTCGACTGTTCCCGCGCCTACACTGCATCAATGGAAGTAAGCTATGAAATACACCTTACAGCTCAACAGCTTACTAGTTGACGGCTTTCGCAGCCGCGACTGCTTTCTCAGCAAAGTCCTTCTTTAGCTCAGGACTCAATCCAGGTGCAGgagcttcttcaattattTCTGTTAATGTAACTCAAATTAGCTATCTCAAATTCCGAGTTTGGGTACGCGGTAATACCAAACTACCAACTTTGATGTCTCCTCTGCACTGAACAATCTCTTTCCCACAATGCAACACATCCGCCAAATCGATCAGCGAAAACTTGAACTTCTACATGTCGAGGTTTTTCTAACCATCTTTCCAATAAaacttcatcatttgaaaatgatttgatAGCTTCTCTTTTGGCTgattccaattcatcttcgAATGATTTAGGGTCTCTGACTATTCGCATACCCTTACCTCCACCTCCGTGAGTGGGTTTGATCAAC
It includes:
- a CDS encoding acetyl-CoA carboxylase, biotin carboxylase subunit gives rise to the protein MRAVSRVSRSASSRLAQGGVVAPVTARARLLQFNRRTQIPVRCLVTPASTSTGLSSNLSYDTMQSIGRTKDVKPHFKKILIANRGEITCRIIRTARKLGVKTVAVFSEADRGCMHVQMADEAYCIGPAPSSESYLNIDKILAVAEATGAEAIHPGYGFLSESSVFAERIKEAGLVFIGPPTTAIKSMGSKRESKEIMTAAGVPCVPGYHGSDQSKEALLAGAEQTGYPLLIKPTHGGGGKGMRIVRDPKSFEDELESAKREAIKSFSNDEVLLERWLEKPRHVEVQVFADRFGGCVALWERDCSVQRRHQKIIEEAPAPGLSPELKKDFAEKAVAAAKAVNYVGAGTVEFIMDAETGEYFFMEMNTRLQVEHPVTEMVTGVDLVEWQLSIAAGNPLPLTQDEIPCIGHAFEARIYAERPESNFLPDAGKLLHTKAPVNVPHRLETGFWEGDEISSYYDPMIAKLIVHGPDRSSALGLLRSALGEYQVVGPSTNIEFLKSVAGHEVFAAGPVETSFIPTYQNELFPARQIPDEVLAQAAVYLTLRREKAHRSLGNGPWSKLVSRRFGDDSVKSYQIDAQNIEIKKNELGEGYSVVIDSKEPINIASSKFEDENGTEIISEINSNHLRSTIIPVTASSHNSKDEKLHVFTNSSHYILTHHPTLIEDPSSSSSSSTTANSDRLVSPMPATVIEVRVKPGDKVVENQVLVVLESMKMEISIRSSKDGVVGNVNVEKGKVVEEGEILVELTKQQ